From the Nostoc sp. PCC 7107 genome, the window TAAGCACCGGGAATTTCATCTAAAACATCATTATCTTTCCGACATTCTACACCTTTAGTTTGCTCAATTAAGTCGTCAAGGGTGTAAACATTTTTCGCCTTACTTCTGGATAATAATCTGCCTGCACCGTGAGAACAAGAACAAAAACTGTGGGCATTACCTTTACCCTTAACGATGAAAGACTTTGCCCCCATCGAACCAGGAATAATCCCATAATCTTCAATCTGGGCGCGGACTGCACCTTTACGAGTAACGTAAACATCCTCATCAAAATGCACTTCTTTTTCGGCGTAATTATGATGACAATTTACCTGCAATAAAGGTTTAGTTAATTTCCCACCTGCTAAATGTTTTTCGATGATGTGTTTAAAACGTAGCATCATCACATCACGGTTGAAACGAGCATAGTCTTGTGACCACTGCAAATCATTCCAGTAAGCTTGAAACTCTGGTGTTCTAGCTACAAAGTAAGCTAAATCAGGATCAGGTAATTTATGACCTGCCATTTTGGCTAATTCTTTGGCCGTATTAATATGACATTGAGCTAATTTATTGCCGATGTTGCGTGAACCAGAATGTAACATTAGCCAAACTTGATTCTCTGTATCGAGGCACACCTCAATAAAGTGATTTCCTCCACCGAGAGAACCCATTTGTTTCATCGCTTTAGTTTCTAAGTCTTGCACACCTGGATGCAAACCTTGAAAATCACGCCAACGTTGCCAGTTAGTAACTGATTTTTCAATGTCTTTGTTTTCGTTGAAACCTGTGGGAATTGCTGCTTCAATATCTAGGCGAATTTTTTTGAGTTTTCCTTCTAATTTATCGCCTGAAAATGGCATTTTAATTGCACTCATACCACAGCCAATATCAACGCCAACAGCAGCAGGAATAATTGCATCTTTGGTAGCTATAACAGAGCCAACTAAAGCACCTTTACCTAAATGCACATCTGGCATTAATGCTACGTGTTTAAATACAAATGGTAGAGATGCTACATTTTTAGCCATCTTGGTTTCATCGCTGGCTAAAGGATGATTTGCCCAAGATAAAACAGGTGCTGGTGTGTTGATTGTTAATTGTTCGTAGGGCATAATTGGTTGAGTTTTAAATATGTCTTGTAGTGATAAGTTAGACGACGGTATTTATTAGTGGTTAATCCCTATTTTGATAAGTCTAGTTTTGCATAGGGTTTTGCTTATTTGCCTGCATAATTTTACTTATATTACAAACATAATACAAAAAATAGATGAGTGTCAATCCTCGCGCTGAGTATTGATTGGGAAGAAGAAAGCGATCGCCTTCGTTCTGACATAGCAGTAGCCAAGTTGGTTGGGAGGTAGACCATGCTGGCTATCGAGATGGTCAACTGATTGCACCATTTACCGTTGAGGGAGCGTGTAACCGTAGTGTGTTTGAAACCTTTGTCTTGGTTAATATCACCCTACTGCGTCATGTCTACTAAAATGACTATTTGGCAACTTTAGCTTTACTTAATTCTGTTCAGCATTTTTTCTCTATGTGGTATACACTGATACTACAAGAAAAAATAACCAATCAGCTTACTTGCTCCAATGCGATTCAGTATCAGAGTGATTTTCAGCTGACTGCTTGAACGAAATGGCGATCGCTCTGGGTTCAGGGGAGGCATTGTGGCTGTGGTGAATTTCTGCGCTTGGGCGATCAATTAGAACAATAATTTCTGAAAATTCCTTTATGAATATCTGTATTTACTTAATATAAATGTACAAATTTATTTTAATAACCATAATTAGTGTGACTGCTACTGCTTCAATATTGATTAAATATATTGAAATAGTATTTCCTATCACTCAAGCATTGGCGCAAATACCAAATGATCCACAAGCAAAAGCATCAAGCTTAGTAAATCAAGGTAATCAGCAACTAGAACAAGGTAAATTTGAGGAGGCAATTCATTCTTTTCAAGAAGCTCTCAATATCTATCGAAAAATTAAAGACCAAAGTTATGAGGCGATAACCTTACAAAATTTAGCAGATGCTTACTCTATTTATGGAAAAAATTTAATAGCTATTGACTATTATCAAAAAAGTTTATCCTTGGCGCGAAAAGTTGAAAACATTTCATTAGAAAGGGAAGCTTTATTTAGATTAACTGAATCTTATGAACTCATAGGAAATACAAATCAAGCTGTGAATGCTTATGAGAAACTTTTACCGTTTTTAGCAGATAACTCTGCTCGTTACTATGGTGGAACATTAGGACGGTTAGGCAACTTACTACTAAATACTGGTAAAGTTCAAGAATCACAATTAAAACTTTTAAATGGAATTAAAGTTATTGAGAATGGGCTTAAAAACATTTTTGCTAATTCTGAGTTATCAGATATATCAAAAGTTTTTGTACGTGACAGATATGAAGCACCATTCATTACTTTACAGCGCGTATTCGTTGCTCAGAAAAATCCAGAGGCTGCTTTAGAAACTGCGGAATGGTCAAAAGCCAGAGTGTTAGTAGAATTAGTAGCATCTCGCCTATCCCAAACGAATCATCAATTCGAGCCGCCACAACCGCCTAAAATTAAGCAAATCCAACAAATAGCCAAAGAGCAGAATGCCACACTAGTGGAATATTCAATTATTCATCATCCCCTAATGGTTAAAATTCCCGGAAAAAGGGAATGGCAAGAATCAGAATTATATATTTGGGTGGTTAAACCCACAGGCAAGGTTACTTTTCACTCTGTTAACTTAACAAAATTTCAAAATGAAAGTCATCTAACTTTAGACCAACTAGTCAATAAAATACCAGTTTCCAGCACTCATGAATGGAGTAAATATTTAAAGCAACTACATAAAGTTCTGATTCAGCCAATTGCTGCCGAATTACCTAAAAACCCCAATGAACATATAGTTTTTATTCCTGATGATGCTTTGTTTTTTGTTCCCTTTGCTGCATTAAAAGATGAAAATGGTAAATATTTGATTGAACGACATACTATTTTAACTTCTCCTTCTATTCAAGTTTTATCACTGACTCACCAACAAAATGAAAAACTTAAACAAACTGTTCTGAAAGATGTATTAGTAGTAGGTAATCCCAGAATGCCAAAAGTAGCCATTAGTCCTGATGAAATTCCTCGTCAGTTAGAGCCTTTGCCATTTGCTGAGGTTGAAGCCAATAACATTGCTAAACTATTTAATACTAAAGCAATTATTGGTAAAGATGCTACTAAAATCAATGTTTTACAGCGGATGAAAACAGCACAAATTATCCATTTAGCAACTCATGGATGGGCTGAAGATCAAGGAGGATTAGGAAGTTGGATTGCATTAGCTCCCTATGCTGGAGATAATGGTTTACTCACAGCCGAGGAAATCCTCTCTTTAAAGTTGAAAGCCAAGCTAGTAGTTTTAAGTGCTTGTGAAACAGCAAAAGGTTCACTTACAGGAGATGGTGTAGTTGGATTATCGCGTTCTTTGATTGCTGCGGGAACACCCAGCGTAATCGTTTCACTGTGGAATATTCCCGATGAATCAACTCAGTTAATTATGACCGAATTTTATCAACATTTTCAGCAAGACCCTGATAAAGCGCAAGCTCTACGTCAAGCAATGTTAGTCTTAATTAAACAAGGTTATCTTCCTTTAAATTGGGCAGCATTTACACTAATTGGCGAACCCTAGTTGTATTAAAGAACAATATATCAGTCACTCGCTTCGCTCCAATTCAAAATTACAATCTCCATACATAAATTTAAGTGCAGACTTGATTAATTCAAAATTATTGTGAAAATGGGGCAGTAATCAGAATAATATTTATCAAGAGTACAGAATCCTGAACTGAATCGCACCCTTGGAAAACTTAAAGCTCTATTAAGTCTGTTTTCAGCGTGTAAAAAAAATATCGTACAGTGACAGCAAAATCTCCACCACAATCAAAATTACTACATACCACTCTACTCGCTGGCTACTAGTATGCTGCATAAACTCCAAGACAGTTTGTGCGGTTTGAGAAATTAGCTCTAGTTTGCGTTCCAAGGCATGGTGACGCTCACGGATTTCGTATTCATCCTCCAAGCGCAGATATAAGTTTTCCAACTGTGGGGATTCCCAGAGTAACTCTGGCTTATCGATAATCTCCACTCGACCCACTATCTTATGTTGAACTAACAACGTTGTCCCTAGTTGACGCAGCAATTCCCGACTCTGCCGCCAACTTCTGTTTTCACGCTGGAGACTAGCCGCAAACGGTTCAATTTGATCAAATACTGCCGCTATACTAATTTCATAATGAGACAGCACAACACTTTTGGCGAGAACATCAGCCACGATTTGCAAGCGTTCTACACTCAATTCATGTAGGAAAATTTTTCCTTCCTTAACTCGCTCACTTTCGGAAACATTGAGATGAACCTCCACTTCTTCTGTTTCAGGATCTGTAAAAGAGTCACTAACTTGAGAGGATATTTGGGTTAAAAAGGCTACCTTTTCCACAGGCTCAAGGTTAAACAGAACAACTGCACCATAGCCCAGCAGCACCGCGCAACCTTGTTCACCCACTTTCACCATTACTGGCATAGTCGCCAAGTAAGTATAATTTTCCAATTTTTGTAGATCAATCTTCTTACCGAGAAATAGGGCTTGTGCTTTAAAGCTATCTTTGTCACTAAAAAAGAATTTCTGCATTGTTGCCCTATGCTATGTTTTGCCCATTAATCTTTAGTGGTGTCAGCGCAATTGCGCCGATCTTGCTGGAGATTACCACAATCTCAGTTTAGCGATCAACCTCTTCGCCACTGCCTCTAGAATCTACGAACAAACGACCAGATTCATCCTTCAAGACCCGCGTCAACTGATTGCACCATTTACCGTTGAGGGAGCGTGTAACCGCAGTGTGTTTGAAACTTTGTCTTTTGTTCGGGTGAGTGGGTAATTGTTGATAATGCCACTTTTCATCACAGTGGTCGAATTGCCCAATGAATTGAAGCGGCGGGGTGTCAGATACTTTACTTGCCACCCTACTCAGCAGACCGCAATCGAATCGAAAAGATTTGGGCTACTTTGAAAGGTCTGGTTCGCAAGCTTTTACCCACATCAGATCATCTACGTGATGCTATTGAAACTGTTCTCAAGCAAGTAGCCTCCTAACCAATATGGCTACGGCTACATCTAGTAAAAAATCTGCCAAATTGCCACTTTAACCTAATTTTTTAATTCCAAAATCTGATAACGTAATCGGGGCATTGCTTAGGCTAATCTCCTTGACCCAAAAGTAATATGAGTAAATTCATGACCCGACATAACATTGTTGTATAAACAGTTTACATAAATAATCCAAATCAAAAATTAAAAACAGACTCGCATTTCCTGGCATTAATTAAGCGCTAAATAATCAGGAATTATTCAAAACCTCAAACTAACAATAT encodes:
- a CDS encoding RMD1 family protein — its product is MQKFFFSDKDSFKAQALFLGKKIDLQKLENYTYLATMPVMVKVGEQGCAVLLGYGAVVLFNLEPVEKVAFLTQISSQVSDSFTDPETEEVEVHLNVSESERVKEGKIFLHELSVERLQIVADVLAKSVVLSHYEISIAAVFDQIEPFAASLQRENRSWRQSRELLRQLGTTLLVQHKIVGRVEIIDKPELLWESPQLENLYLRLEDEYEIRERHHALERKLELISQTAQTVLEFMQHTSSQRVEWYVVILIVVEILLSLYDIFFTR
- a CDS encoding transposase, whose protein sequence is MEAAGCQILYLPPYSADRNRIEKIWATLKGLVRKLLPTSDHLRDAIETVLKQVAS
- a CDS encoding CHAT domain-containing protein: MTATASILIKYIEIVFPITQALAQIPNDPQAKASSLVNQGNQQLEQGKFEEAIHSFQEALNIYRKIKDQSYEAITLQNLADAYSIYGKNLIAIDYYQKSLSLARKVENISLEREALFRLTESYELIGNTNQAVNAYEKLLPFLADNSARYYGGTLGRLGNLLLNTGKVQESQLKLLNGIKVIENGLKNIFANSELSDISKVFVRDRYEAPFITLQRVFVAQKNPEAALETAEWSKARVLVELVASRLSQTNHQFEPPQPPKIKQIQQIAKEQNATLVEYSIIHHPLMVKIPGKREWQESELYIWVVKPTGKVTFHSVNLTKFQNESHLTLDQLVNKIPVSSTHEWSKYLKQLHKVLIQPIAAELPKNPNEHIVFIPDDALFFVPFAALKDENGKYLIERHTILTSPSIQVLSLTHQQNEKLKQTVLKDVLVVGNPRMPKVAISPDEIPRQLEPLPFAEVEANNIAKLFNTKAIIGKDATKINVLQRMKTAQIIHLATHGWAEDQGGLGSWIALAPYAGDNGLLTAEEILSLKLKAKLVVLSACETAKGSLTGDGVVGLSRSLIAAGTPSVIVSLWNIPDESTQLIMTEFYQHFQQDPDKAQALRQAMLVLIKQGYLPLNWAAFTLIGEP
- a CDS encoding RtcB family protein: MPYEQLTINTPAPVLSWANHPLASDETKMAKNVASLPFVFKHVALMPDVHLGKGALVGSVIATKDAIIPAAVGVDIGCGMSAIKMPFSGDKLEGKLKKIRLDIEAAIPTGFNENKDIEKSVTNWQRWRDFQGLHPGVQDLETKAMKQMGSLGGGNHFIEVCLDTENQVWLMLHSGSRNIGNKLAQCHINTAKELAKMAGHKLPDPDLAYFVARTPEFQAYWNDLQWSQDYARFNRDVMMLRFKHIIEKHLAGGKLTKPLLQVNCHHNYAEKEVHFDEDVYVTRKGAVRAQIEDYGIIPGSMGAKSFIVKGKGNAHSFCSCSHGAGRLLSRSKAKNVYTLDDLIEQTKGVECRKDNDVLDEIPGAYKPIEQVMENQSDLVEVVATLKQVVCVKG